A stretch of Helicobacter pylori DNA encodes these proteins:
- the rnc gene encoding ribonuclease III: MKNKRSQNSPYVTPNNPYLTLEKALGYSFKDKRLLEQALTHKSCKLALNNERLEFLGDAVLGLVIGELLYHKFYQYDEGKLSKLRASIVSAHGFTKLAKAISLQDYLRVSSSEEISKGREKPSILSSAFEALMAGVYLEAGLAKVRKIIQNLLNRAYKRLDLEHLFMDYKTALQELTQAQFCVIPSYQLLKEKGPDHHKEFEMALYIQDKMYATAKGKSKKEAEQQCAYYALQKLKEAK; this comes from the coding sequence ATGAAAAACAAACGCTCTCAAAATAGCCCTTATGTAACGCCTAATAACCCTTATCTAACGCTAGAAAAAGCTTTAGGGTATTCTTTTAAAGACAAGCGTTTATTGGAACAAGCCCTAACGCATAAATCATGCAAGCTCGCTTTAAACAATGAGCGCTTGGAATTTTTGGGCGATGCGGTGTTGGGCTTGGTGATAGGGGAGTTGCTATACCATAAATTTTATCAATACGATGAGGGGAAACTCTCTAAATTAAGGGCTTCTATTGTGAGCGCGCATGGTTTCACGAAATTAGCGAAAGCGATTTCTTTACAGGATTATTTGCGCGTTTCTTCTTCTGAAGAAATTTCTAAGGGGAGGGAAAAACCCTCTATTTTGTCAAGCGCTTTTGAGGCTTTAATGGCTGGGGTGTATTTAGAAGCAGGGTTAGCTAAAGTGCGTAAAATCATACAAAATTTACTCAATCGCGCTTACAAGCGTTTGGATTTGGAGCATTTGTTTATGGACTATAAAACCGCCTTACAGGAATTAACCCAAGCGCAATTTTGCGTGATCCCTTCGTACCAATTGCTCAAAGAAAAAGGGCCAGACCACCATAAAGAATTTGAAATGGCTCTATACATTCAAGATAAAATGTATGCGACCGCTAAAGGCAAAAGCAAAAAAGAAGCCGAACAGCAATGCGCTTATTATGCGCTTCAAAAACTTAAGGAAGCCAAATGA
- a CDS encoding DUF2603 domain-containing protein: MEKLPKKRVSKTKSQKLIHSLTTQKNRAFLKKISANEMLLELEKGAFKKNEAYFISDEEDKNYVLVPDNVISLLAENARKAFEARLRAELERDIITQAPIDFEDVREVSLQLLENLRQKDGNLPNINTLNFVKQIKKEHPNLFFNFDNMFKQPPFNENNFENFDNSDEENF; this comes from the coding sequence ATGGAAAAATTACCTAAAAAACGAGTTTCTAAAACCAAATCACAAAAACTTATCCATAGCCTAACCACCCAAAAAAACAGAGCCTTTCTCAAAAAAATCAGCGCTAATGAAATGCTTTTAGAGTTAGAAAAAGGGGCGTTCAAAAAAAATGAAGCCTATTTTATTTCTGATGAAGAAGATAAAAATTACGTTTTAGTGCCGGACAATGTGATTTCTCTTTTGGCAGAAAACGCCAGAAAGGCTTTTGAAGCCAGGCTTAGGGCGGAATTAGAAAGGGATATTATCACCCAAGCGCCGATTGATTTTGAAGACGTGCGCGAAGTTTCCTTGCAATTATTGGAAAATTTACGCCAAAAAGACGGGAATTTGCCCAATATCAACACCTTAAACTTTGTCAAACAAATCAAAAAAGAACACCCTAATTTATTTTTTAATTTTGACAACATGTTCAAACAACCCCCTTTTAATGAGAATAATTTTGAAAATTTTGACAATAGCGATGAGGAAAATTTTTAA
- a CDS encoding tetratricopeptide repeat protein — protein MQHFNFLYKDSLFSIALFTFIIALVILLEQARAYFTQKKNKKFLQKFAQNQNAYAGSENLDELLKHAKISSLMFLARAYSKADVQMSIEILKGLLNRSLKDEEKIAVLDLLAKNYFSVGYLQKTKDTVKEILRFSPRNVEALLKLLHAYELEKDYSKALETLECLEELEVPEIETIKNYLYLMHLIENKEEAAKILHVSKASLDLKKIALNHLKSHDEKLFWQEIDATERLENVIDLLWDMNIPAFILEKHALLQDIARSQGLLLDHKPCQVFELEVLRALLNSPMKASLTFEYRCKHCKQIFPFESHRCPVCYQLAFMDMVLKISKESYGGGLNARN, from the coding sequence GTGCAACACTTCAATTTCCTCTATAAAGATTCTTTATTTTCTATCGCTTTATTCACTTTCATTATCGCTCTTGTGATTTTATTAGAACAGGCTAGGGCGTATTTCACCCAAAAGAAAAACAAAAAATTTTTACAAAAATTCGCCCAAAATCAAAACGCTTATGCGGGCAGTGAGAATTTAGACGAGCTTTTAAAGCATGCTAAAATTTCCAGTTTGATGTTTTTAGCCAGAGCGTATTCTAAAGCGGATGTACAAATGAGTATTGAAATCTTAAAAGGGCTTTTGAATCGCTCCTTAAAAGATGAAGAAAAAATCGCTGTTTTAGATTTATTAGCCAAAAATTATTTTAGTGTGGGGTATTTGCAAAAAACAAAAGACACCGTGAAAGAAATTTTGCGCTTTTCCCCAAGGAATGTGGAAGCGTTGTTGAAACTTTTGCATGCGTATGAATTAGAAAAAGATTATTCAAAGGCTTTAGAGACTTTGGAATGTTTGGAAGAATTAGAAGTGCCTGAAATTGAAACGATTAAAAATTACCTCTATTTAATGCATTTAATAGAGAATAAGGAAGAGGCGGCTAAAATCTTGCATGTTTCAAAGGCGTCGTTAGATTTGAAAAAAATCGCTCTAAATCACTTAAAATCGCATGATGAAAAGCTTTTTTGGCAAGAAATTGATGCCACCGAGCGTTTAGAAAATGTGATCGATCTTTTATGGGATATGAATATCCCTGCTTTTATTTTAGAAAAACATGCCCTTTTGCAAGACATCGCGCGATCCCAAGGGTTGCTTTTGGATCACAAACCTTGCCAAGTTTTTGAATTAGAGGTTTTACGCGCTCTATTAAATAGCCCTATGAAAGCGAGTCTGACTTTTGAATACCGCTGCAAGCATTGCAAACAAATCTTCCCTTTTGAAAGCCATAGATGCCCTGTGTGTTACCAGTTGGCGTTTATGGATATGGTGCTTAAAATTTCTAAAGAAAGCTATGGGGGTGGATTGAATGCAAGAAATTGA
- a CDS encoding P-loop NTPase fold protein, producing MSENSIIEIKEREILKEKIIELLKKSEDQNKPVAIAINGDWGIGKTYLWKNELAPLIRKELKKNPIYTSVFGKKDEQAIIEDLVAQFLSAEKQKTNPIRNIINGILSFLSMHFGVKINVNIDFLFKMLKKEHMENTIVCIDEFERLSDKIPVQDILGLISELKEHKGCCVIAIYNDLKLFTDETQNEQKRKIFDAYCEKVFDRIFNFSPYAKEQIEVMGDHPIKTDFEAYPYMKDIFNIDDNTTNLRTFQKLNNIYDELQLKEYPNDDFKKIYQYLLYLILYAYYFDLYDKYFIPPKDPRPITNLFSPNSTIFKEVMEQQAPIIKNGIESIKTNASYNPKELQNCLKNMINKIIQDTKYHNDFLKKCQTSKDFEEASIEFFLENKDNLKAFPYIFGFRILNYNSNFSLRAVMENHRDECLELIEKWYKSASQYRNENQQDLGEYFWINDYTFSLPLKETLKLLNINLSKDFLLYSYNHPL from the coding sequence GTGAGCGAAAATAGTATCATAGAAATTAAAGAGCGAGAAATCTTAAAAGAAAAGATTATTGAGCTTCTAAAAAAGAGCGAGGATCAAAATAAGCCTGTCGCTATTGCCATTAATGGGGATTGGGGGATAGGAAAAACCTATTTATGGAAAAATGAATTAGCTCCACTCATTAGAAAAGAACTTAAAAAAAATCCCATTTACACCTCTGTTTTTGGGAAAAAAGATGAGCAAGCGATCATTGAAGATCTTGTCGCTCAATTTTTAAGCGCTGAAAAACAAAAAACTAATCCAATAAGAAACATCATTAATGGGATACTTTCATTTCTTAGCATGCATTTTGGGGTAAAAATAAATGTTAATATTGATTTTTTATTTAAAATGCTTAAAAAAGAGCATATGGAAAATACCATTGTGTGTATTGATGAGTTTGAAAGACTATCTGATAAGATCCCAGTGCAAGATATTTTGGGGTTGATTTCTGAACTCAAGGAACATAAGGGGTGTTGTGTTATTGCGATTTACAATGACCTTAAGCTCTTTACTGATGAGACACAGAATGAACAAAAAAGAAAAATATTTGATGCTTATTGTGAAAAAGTTTTTGACAGAATTTTTAACTTTTCTCCTTATGCAAAAGAACAAATTGAAGTAATGGGCGATCATCCAATTAAGACTGATTTTGAAGCTTATCCGTATATGAAAGATATTTTCAATATTGATGATAACACAACCAATCTTAGAACATTTCAAAAATTAAATAATATATATGATGAATTGCAACTAAAAGAATATCCAAATGATGACTTTAAAAAAATATACCAATATTTACTATATCTAATATTATATGCATATTATTTTGATTTATATGACAAATATTTTATTCCACCTAAAGATCCAAGACCAATAACAAATCTCTTTTCTCCAAACTCTACAATCTTTAAAGAAGTGATGGAGCAACAAGCACCAATAATAAAAAATGGTATAGAGAGTATAAAAACAAACGCTTCTTATAATCCAAAAGAACTCCAAAATTGCCTTAAAAACATGATAAATAAAATCATTCAAGATACAAAATACCACAATGATTTTTTAAAAAAGTGTCAAACAAGCAAAGACTTTGAAGAGGCATCAATTGAGTTTTTTCTTGAAAATAAAGACAATCTCAAAGCTTTCCCTTATATTTTTGGTTTTAGAATTCTTAATTATAACTCTAATTTTTCATTAAGGGCAGTTATGGAAAACCATAGAGATGAATGTTTGGAATTAATAGAAAAATGGTATAAAAGCGCATCCCAATACCGCAATGAAAATCAGCAAGATTTGGGGGAATATTTTTGGATCAATGATTACACTTTTAGCTTGCCACTCAAAGAAACACTTAAATTATTAAACATCAATCTTTCAAAAGATTTTCTTTTGTATTCATACAACCACCCACTTTAA
- a CDS encoding (Fe-S)-binding protein codes for MNENVNGNIFEEVGDACVKCAKCVPGCTIYRIHKDETTSPRGFLDLMRLNAQNKLQLDTNLKHLLETCFLCTACVEICPFHLPIDTLIEKAREKIAQKYGIAWYKKSYFSLLKNRKKMDRVFSTAHFLAPCVFKQVGDSLEPRAVFKGLFKRFKKSALPPLNQKSFLQKHAEVKPLEKPIQKVAIFIGCLSNYHYQQVGESLLYILEKLNIQAIIPKQECCSAPAYFTGDKDTTLFLVKKNIEWFESYLDEVDAIIVPEATCASMLINDYYKVFLGEKDKDLYVKRLEKITPKIYLASVFLEKHTPLKSLLEKIPKGKKEVITYHNPCHAKKTLNAHKEVRNLLNAHYEIKEMPDNCCGFGGITMQTEKAGFSLKVGLLRAKEIMDTQARILSAECGACHMQLNNALKSLDDPNTPSFSHPLELIAKALKSAE; via the coding sequence ATGAATGAAAATGTTAATGGAAATATCTTTGAAGAAGTAGGGGACGCTTGCGTTAAATGCGCTAAATGCGTGCCAGGTTGCACCATATACCGCATTCATAAAGACGAAACGACTTCGCCTAGAGGCTTTTTAGATTTGATGCGCCTAAACGCTCAAAACAAGCTCCAATTAGACACGAATTTAAAACACCTTTTAGAAACTTGTTTTTTATGCACCGCTTGCGTGGAAATTTGCCCTTTTCATTTGCCCATAGACACTTTAATAGAAAAAGCCAGAGAAAAAATCGCTCAAAAATACGGCATCGCTTGGTATAAAAAATCCTATTTTTCCCTTTTAAAAAACCGCAAAAAAATGGATAGGGTGTTTTCAACTGCGCATTTTTTAGCCCCTTGCGTTTTTAAGCAAGTAGGGGATAGTTTAGAGCCTAGGGCGGTGTTTAAAGGCTTGTTCAAACGCTTCAAAAAAAGCGCTCTGCCTCCCTTAAATCAAAAAAGTTTCTTACAAAAACATGCAGAGGTTAAGCCTTTAGAAAAACCCATTCAAAAAGTGGCCATTTTTATAGGGTGCTTGAGCAATTACCATTACCAGCAAGTGGGGGAAAGCTTGTTGTATATTTTAGAAAAACTCAACATTCAAGCGATCATCCCTAAGCAAGAATGCTGCTCAGCCCCTGCGTATTTTACCGGCGATAAAGACACCACGCTTTTTTTAGTGAAAAAAAACATAGAATGGTTTGAAAGCTATTTAGATGAAGTGGATGCGATCATCGTGCCTGAAGCCACATGCGCTAGCATGCTTATCAATGATTATTACAAGGTGTTTTTAGGCGAGAAAGATAAGGATTTGTATGTGAAGCGCTTGGAAAAGATCACGCCTAAAATCTATCTGGCGAGCGTGTTTTTAGAGAAACACACCCCTTTAAAAAGTCTTTTAGAAAAAATCCCTAAGGGAAAAAAAGAGGTTATCACCTATCATAACCCTTGCCATGCCAAAAAAACCCTAAACGCTCATAAAGAAGTGCGAAACTTGCTCAATGCGCATTATGAAATTAAAGAAATGCCGGACAATTGCTGCGGTTTTGGGGGGATTACCATGCAAACCGAAAAGGCGGGATTTTCTTTAAAAGTGGGGCTTCTTAGGGCTAAAGAAATCATGGACACTCAAGCTAGAATTTTGAGCGCAGAATGCGGGGCATGCCACATGCAATTAAACAACGCTCTAAAGTCTTTAGATGACCCTAACACCCCCTCTTTTTCACACCCTTTAGAACTCATCGCTAAAGCTTTAAAAAGCGCTGAATAA
- the aroC gene encoding chorismate synthase translates to MNTLGRFLRLTTFGESHGDMIGGVLDGMPSGIKIDYALLENEMKRRQGGRNVFITPRKEDDKVEITSGVFEGFSTGTPIGFLIHNQRARSKDYDNIKNLFRPSHADFTYFHKYGIRDFRGGGRSSARESAIRVAAGAFAKMLLREIGVVCESGIIKIGGIKAKNYDFNHALKSEIFALDKEQEEAQKTAIQNAIKNHDSIGGVALIRARSAKTNQKLPIGLGQGLYAKLDAKIAEVMMGLNGVKAVEIGKGVESSLLKGSEYNDLMSQKGFLSNHSGGVLGGMSNGEEIIVRVHFKPTPSIFQPQQTIDINNNECECLLKGRHDPCIAIRGSVVCESLLSLVLADMVLLNLTSKIEYLKTIYNEN, encoded by the coding sequence ATGAACACTTTGGGGCGTTTTTTAAGGCTAACGACCTTTGGGGAATCGCATGGGGACATGATAGGGGGGGTATTAGACGGCATGCCTAGCGGGATTAAAATAGACTATGCACTATTAGAAAATGAAATGAAGCGCCGCCAAGGGGGGAGGAACGTTTTCATTACGCCACGAAAAGAAGACGATAAGGTGGAAATAACAAGCGGGGTTTTTGAAGGTTTTAGCACAGGGACGCCCATAGGGTTTTTAATCCACAACCAAAGGGCTAGGAGCAAGGATTACGATAACATTAAAAACCTTTTCAGGCCTAGCCATGCGGATTTCACTTATTTTCATAAATACGGCATCAGGGATTTTAGGGGTGGGGGGAGGAGTTCGGCCAGAGAGAGCGCTATAAGAGTGGCTGCTGGGGCGTTTGCTAAAATGCTTTTAAGAGAAATTGGCGTTGTTTGTGAAAGCGGGATTATTAAAATTGGGGGCATTAAAGCCAAAAATTACGATTTTAATCACGCCTTAAAAAGCGAGATTTTTGCCCTAGACAAAGAACAAGAAGAAGCGCAAAAAACAGCCATTCAAAACGCTATCAAAAACCACGATAGCATTGGGGGCGTGGCTTTGATTAGGGCAAGGAGCGCAAAAACCAATCAAAAACTCCCCATTGGCTTGGGTCAAGGGCTATACGCTAAATTAGACGCTAAAATCGCTGAAGTCATGATGGGGCTTAACGGGGTGAAAGCGGTTGAAATAGGCAAGGGGGTAGAAAGCTCTTTACTAAAAGGCTCAGAGTATAACGATTTAATGAGTCAAAAAGGGTTTTTGAGCAATCATAGCGGGGGGGTTTTAGGGGGCATGAGCAATGGGGAAGAAATTATTGTTAGAGTGCATTTCAAACCCACGCCAAGCATTTTCCAACCTCAACAAACCATAGACATTAATAATAACGAATGCGAATGCTTGTTGAAAGGCAGGCATGATCCTTGCATTGCGATTAGAGGGAGCGTGGTGTGCGAGAGTTTGCTTTCGTTGGTGTTAGCCGATATGGTATTACTCAACTTGACTTCAAAAATAGAGTATTTAAAAACGATTTATAATGAGAATTAA
- a CDS encoding SurA protein encodes MRKIFSYVLKALLFIGIVYAEPESKVEALEGRKQESSLDKKIRQEIKNKDLKNKDLKNKKEEKKNTAEKKETKAKRKPRAEVHHGDSKNPTQKITPPKIKESTKGMQNQSIQNNAPKLEEKETTSQTLEKNKGTSPSSQFNSIFGNPNNATNNTLEDKVVGGISLLVNGSPITLYQIQEEQKKSKVSKAQARDRLIAERIKNQEIERLKIHVDDDKLDQEMAMMAQQQGMDLDHFKQMLMAEGHYKLYRDQLKEHLEMQELLRNILLTNVDTSSETKMREYYNKHKEQFSIPTEIETVRYTSTSQEDLERAMADPNLEIPGVSKANEKIEMKTLNPQIAQVFISHEQGSFTPVMNGGGGQFITFYIKEKKGKNEVSFSQAKQFIAQKLVEESKDKILEEHFEKLRVKSRIVMIRE; translated from the coding sequence ATGAGGAAAATTTTTTCTTATGTTTTGAAGGCTTTGTTGTTTATTGGGATCGTTTATGCAGAGCCGGAATCTAAAGTGGAAGCCTTAGAAGGGAGGAAGCAAGAGTCTTCTTTGGATAAAAAAATCCGCCAAGAGATAAAGAATAAGGATTTGAAGAATAAGGATTTGAAAAATAAAAAAGAAGAAAAGAAAAACACCGCAGAAAAGAAAGAAACAAAAGCCAAAAGAAAGCCCAGGGCAGAAGTCCATCATGGGGATTCCAAAAATCCCACTCAAAAAATAACGCCTCCTAAAATCAAAGAGAGCACTAAAGGCATGCAAAATCAAAGCATACAAAATAATGCACCAAAACTTGAAGAAAAAGAGACAACCTCTCAAACTCTTGAAAAAAATAAAGGGACAAGCCCTAGCTCTCAATTCAATTCCATTTTTGGTAATCCTAATAACGCTACCAACAACACCCTTGAAGATAAGGTCGTAGGGGGCATTTCATTGCTTGTTAATGGCTCGCCTATCACGCTGTATCAAATCCAAGAAGAGCAAAAAAAATCTAAAGTGAGCAAAGCTCAAGCCAGGGATCGTTTGATTGCGGAGCGCATTAAAAACCAAGAAATTGAACGCTTAAAAATCCATGTAGATGATGACAAGCTAGACCAAGAAATGGCGATGATGGCGCAACAGCAAGGCATGGATTTGGATCATTTCAAACAAATGCTTATGGCTGAGGGGCATTATAAACTCTATAGAGATCAGCTTAAGGAGCATTTAGAAATGCAAGAATTGTTGCGTAATATCTTACTCACCAATGTGGATACCAGCTCTGAAACCAAAATGCGCGAATATTACAACAAACACAAGGAGCAATTCAGTATCCCCACAGAAATAGAAACCGTGCGCTACACTTCAACGAGTCAAGAAGATTTAGAAAGGGCTATGGCAGATCCTAATTTGGAAATTCCAGGAGTGAGTAAGGCCAATGAAAAAATAGAGATGAAAACCTTAAACCCCCAAATCGCTCAAGTCTTTATTTCGCATGAGCAAGGTTCTTTCACGCCCGTTATGAATGGGGGTGGGGGGCAGTTTATCACCTTTTATATCAAGGAAAAGAAGGGTAAAAACGAAGTGAGCTTCAGTCAGGCCAAGCAATTCATCGCTCAAAAATTAGTGGAAGAATCTAAAGATAAGATTTTAGAAGAGCATTTTGAAAAATTGCGCGTTAAGTCTAGGATTGTGATGATTAGAGAGTGA
- the hemN gene encoding oxygen-independent coproporphyrinogen III oxidase, with the protein MQTIDFEKFSQYSKPGPRYTSYPTAVEFKENFNEESLKTAFFNHDHLKNPMPLSLYTHLPFCRSACYFCACSVIYTSLEEKKTRYISYLKKELALLKNAMDTNREVSQFHYGGGTPTFFSPIQLDEITQSIQEVFPNFSKDVEMSCEIDPRHFTKEHMQTLFDRGFNRLSFGVQDFDLEVQKAIHRIQPFEMVQESVKLARDYGIKSINFDLIYGLPNQTKESFLKTLESVLKLDPDRLAVFNYAHVPWVKKTMRKIDETLLPSPRDKLEILESLISFLEKANYQMIGMDHFAKSDNELYLALQKAELRRNFQGYTTKKFTQTIGIGVTSIGEGGDYYTQNYKDLHHYEKALDLGHLPVERGVALSQEDALRKEVIMQMMSNLKLDYSKIEEKFSVDFKVHFKKELEKLKPYEEAGLLSFNSKGFEMTKTGGMLVRNMAMEFDAYLRGGEKHFSKTL; encoded by the coding sequence ATGCAAACCATTGATTTTGAAAAATTTTCACAATACTCCAAGCCCGGCCCACGATACACCAGCTACCCCACAGCGGTGGAGTTTAAAGAAAATTTTAATGAAGAGAGCTTGAAAACGGCGTTTTTTAACCATGACCATCTCAAAAACCCCATGCCTTTATCGCTTTATACGCATTTGCCCTTTTGCAGGAGTGCGTGTTATTTTTGCGCTTGTTCAGTCATTTACACCAGCTTAGAAGAGAAAAAAACCCGCTATATCAGCTACCTTAAAAAAGAACTCGCTCTTTTAAAAAACGCCATGGACACTAACAGAGAAGTGTCGCAATTCCACTATGGAGGTGGCACGCCGACCTTTTTTTCACCCATTCAATTAGATGAGATCACGCAAAGCATTCAAGAAGTTTTCCCCAATTTCAGCAAAGATGTTGAAATGAGTTGTGAGATTGATCCTAGGCATTTCACTAAAGAACACATGCAAACCTTGTTTGATAGGGGGTTTAACCGCTTGAGTTTTGGGGTTCAGGATTTTGATTTGGAAGTTCAAAAAGCCATTCACAGGATCCAGCCTTTTGAAATGGTTCAAGAATCGGTGAAACTCGCCAGAGATTACGGCATCAAATCCATTAATTTTGATTTGATTTATGGCTTGCCCAACCAGACTAAAGAGAGTTTTTTAAAAACCTTGGAATCAGTTTTGAAATTAGATCCGGACCGATTAGCGGTGTTTAATTACGCGCATGTGCCTTGGGTGAAAAAAACGATGCGTAAAATTGATGAAACCTTATTGCCAAGCCCTAGAGACAAGCTAGAGATTTTAGAATCCCTTATTAGTTTTTTAGAAAAAGCCAACTACCAAATGATAGGCATGGATCATTTCGCTAAAAGCGATAATGAATTGTATCTAGCCCTTCAAAAAGCGGAATTACGGCGTAATTTTCAAGGCTATACCACGAAAAAATTCACTCAAACCATTGGCATTGGCGTTACAAGCATTGGCGAAGGGGGCGATTATTACACGCAAAATTATAAGGATTTGCACCATTATGAAAAAGCCCTTGATTTGGGGCATTTACCGGTAGAAAGGGGTGTAGCGCTCAGCCAAGAAGATGCGTTGAGAAAAGAAGTGATCATGCAAATGATGAGCAATTTAAAATTGGATTACTCTAAGATTGAAGAAAAATTTTCTGTTGATTTTAAAGTGCATTTTAAAAAAGAATTAGAAAAATTAAAGCCTTATGAAGAAGCGGGCTTGCTTTCTTTCAATTCTAAAGGCTTTGAGATGACAAAAACAGGGGGCATGCTCGTAAGAAACATGGCTATGGAGTTTGACGCGTATTTGCGTGGGGGCGAAAAACATTTCAGTAAAACGCTATGA